Proteins encoded within one genomic window of Lampris incognitus isolate fLamInc1 chromosome 1, fLamInc1.hap2, whole genome shotgun sequence:
- the LOC130115933 gene encoding RNA-binding protein MEX3B-like: MPSSTSMPDADESESEVPPPLVHAFAGTGLDEPGTQSQATEQTDESHSQLHHHHHHHLSPVSHFSLLGTVLDLKPLSLHQPSSEEEENVAATEEETEVLAEDSDIGSIEMGCASTLLAQAHRHASSGPAGPVMQPGIEPPPPDTILLYGNDELDDTGTLQTTNNGMVLLPNGVYSETTYEVEPSLLMRRKSVNTTECVAVPSSEHVAEIVGRQGCKIKALRAKTNTYIKTPVRGEQPVFVVTGRKEDVAMAKREILSAAEHFSLIRASRNKAGPLSAVVGPGLPGAPSLPGQTTIQVRVPYRVVGLVVGPKGATIKRIQQQTHTYIVTPSRDKEPVFEVTGMPENVDRAREEIEAHIALRTGTCSSMEVPGVDDNDFHFNGTDVSFEGSTTVAGLGEGAWLQMNASSPSGGIPPVSISGTQRINSNINGGVRMSSTYRNDSSSSLGSGSSSADSFFGSGNGSRIADFSPTCQFNANVNNNNNNSSSNGGGASFWFGDGLLSLGSEELAGLGGGSSSSGFDPLTISTAPGSHPVSQPQVWSPFVDNQGVHPFDARHTQTSQPGTPRLSPTFPGTEALEHPQAQRVQRGPICLAGVLDSHRFPVYGSAFSSSSDSTASASSSSPPESSHPYRLGFGLAGKGQEMCIHCMESQVIAALVPCGHNLFCLECATQICKGPDAVCPVCFSPVTQAIQLRNI, from the exons ATGCCTAGTAGTACGTCTATGCCGGACGCCGACGAGAGCGAGTCGGAGGTCCCACCACCTCTAGTGCACGCTTTCGCCGGCACAGGCCTCGACGAGCCCGGGACGCAGAGCCAAGCCACTGAGCAAACCGACGAGAGCCATTCCcagctccaccaccaccaccaccaccacctgtcccCTGTTTCTCATTTTAGTCTTCTCGGCACGGTTTTAGACTTGAAGCCTCTATCTCTGCATCAGCCGTCTTCCGAAGAAGAGGAAAATGTCGCGGcgacagaggaagagacagaagtTTTAGCAGAGGACTCCGACATAGGAAGCATCGAAATGGGCTGCGCTAGCACGTTGCTAGCTCAGGCCCACCGTCACGCCTCGTCGGGGCCGGCTGGACCTGTGAtgcagccggggattgaaccgcCGCCTCCCGATACAATCTTGTTGTACGGCAACGATGAGTTGGACGATACTGGTACCTTGCAGACGACGAACAACGGGATGGTGTTATTGCCGAATGGTGTGTACAGCGAAACCACCTATGAAGTGGAGCCGTCGCTGCTGATGCGGAGAAAGAGCGTCAACACCACGGAGTGCGTGGCCGTGCCGAGCTCCGAGCACGTCGCTGAGATCGTGGGCAGACAGG GCTGTAAGATCAAGGCTCTCCGTGCGAAGACCAACACTTACATTAAAACACCAGTGAGGGGTGAGCAGCCTGTCTTTGTCGTAACAGGACGCAAAGAAGATGTTGCCATGGCCAAGAGAGAGATTCTCTCTGCTGCTGAGCACTTCTCCCTCATCAGGGCCTCTCGAAACAAGGCAGGCCCTCTGTCTGCTGTAGTGGGCCCTGGACTCCCAGGGGCCCCTTCTCTACCAGGGCAGACAACCATTCAG GTGCGGGTGCCGTATCGTGTTGTGGGGCTGGTCGTGGGTCCCAAAG GGGCAACCATCAAACGCATTCAACAGCAGACACACACCTATATCGTTACACCAAGCCGTGATAAGGAGCCAGTGTTTGAGGTCACAGGGATGCCGGAGAATGTGGACAGAGCCAGGGAGGAGATAGAGGCCCACATCGCACTCCGCACTGGCACCTGTAGCAGCATGGAGGTTCCTGGTGTGGATGACAATGACTTCCACTTCAATGGGACAGATGTCAGCTTTGAAGGCTCCACAACAGTGGCAGGTTTGGGAGAGGGGGCGTGGCTTCAGATGAACGCATCATCACCCAGTGGGGGAATACCGCCTGTGAGCATCTCTGGCACTCAGCGAATCAACAGCAATATTAATGGTGGGGTTAGGATGTCTTCAACCTACCGCAATGACAGCTCCAGCTCCCTTGGCAGTGGCTCCAGTTCAGCAGATTCATTCTTTGGCAGTGGGAATGGGAGCAGGATCGCAGATTTCAGTCCAACCTGTCAGTTTAACGCcaatgtaaacaacaacaacaacaacagcagcagcaatggtgGAGGAGCGAGTTTCTGGTTTGGCGATGGCCTACTTTCCTTGGGATCAGAGGAGCTTGCTGGTTTAGGTGGGGGAAGTTCCTCCTCAGGATTTGACCCTTTAACAATCTCCACTGCCCCAGGATCTCATCCGGTCTCTCAGCCCCAGGTCTGGAGTCCCTTTGTGGACAACCAAGGTGTCCACCCCTTTGATGCCCGCCACACTCAG ACCAGTCAGCCAGGAACGCCGCGGCTCTCCCCAACGTTTCCTGGGACCGAGGCCCTGGAGCATCCCCAGGCCCAGCGCGTCCAGCGGGGGCCTATTTGCTTGGCTGGGGTCCTCGATTCTCACAGGTTCCCAGTTTACGGCTCTGCCTTCTCTTCTTCCAGTGACAGCACTGcttctgcctcctcctcttcccccccAGAATCCTCCCACCCCTACCGACTTGGGTTTGGATTGGCAGGGAAAGGACAGGAGATGTGTATCCATTGTATGGAGAGTCAGGTGATAGCTGCCCTGGTTCCCTGTGGGCATAACCTCTTCTGCCTGGAGTGTGCCACCCAGATATGCAAGGGTCCTGATGCTGTATGCCCTGTGTGCTTTTCCCCAGTCACACAGGCCATACAGCTTCGTAATATTTGA
- the tmed7 gene encoding transmembrane emp24 domain-containing protein 7, producing MHRSIRVVQVLWAQLLCGWVLGSELTFELPDNAKQCFYEDIIIGTKCTLEFQVVTGGHYDVDCCLEDPDSTVLYKEMKKQYDSFTFTAAKNGTYKFCFSNEFSTFTHKTVYFDFQVGEDPPLFPNENRVTALTQMESACVSIHEALKSVIDYQTHFRLREAQGRSRAEDLNTRVAFWSIGEAFILLVVSISQVVLLRSFFSDKKTTTTRVGS from the exons ATGCACAGATCCATCAGGGTGGTGCAGGTGCTTTGGGCCCAGTTGCTCTGCGGGTGGGTTCTGGGGTCCGAACTAACTTTTGAGCTGCCAGACAACGCTAAGCAGTGCTTTTATGAAGACATCATCATCGGCACAAAGTGCACACTGGAATTTCAG GTAGTGACTGGGGGTCACTATGATGTGGACTGTTGTCTTGAGGACCCAGACAGCACTGTTCTCTACAAGGAGATGAAGAAACAATATGACAGCTTTACCTTTACAGCAGCCAAGAATGGCACCTACAAATTCTGCTTCAGCAATGAGTTCTCTACATTCACGCACAAGACAGTCTACTTTGACTTCCAGGTTGGCGAGGACCCACCACTGTTCCCCAATGAGAACAGAGTCACAGCTCTCACCCAG ATGGAGTCAGCCTGTGTCTCTATTCATGAGGCTCTGAAGTCAGTCATTGACTACCAGACGCACTTCCGTCTTCGTGAGGCACAGGGACGCAGTCGGGCAGAGGACCTTAATACCCGTGTGGCATTCTGGTCTATTGGTGAGGCCTTCATCCTTCTGGTGGTCAGCATCAGCCAGGTGGTCCTATTGAGAAGCTTCTTCTCGGACAAGAAAACCACCACAACCCGAGTTGGATCGTAA